The Anabaena sp. WA102 genome contains a region encoding:
- a CDS encoding helix-turn-helix domain-containing protein translates to MKKIEQLSTLDRMMQNPDFKDKFTSGYQEFLLSELLISIMENDHISIAQLAEEVNISPAVIQDICSGQQKDMNISNFLQIVQSCGYRLILEKGEERISLVA, encoded by the coding sequence ATGAAGAAAATTGAACAACTATCAACTCTTGATAGAATGATGCAAAACCCCGATTTTAAAGATAAATTTACATCAGGATATCAGGAATTTTTACTATCTGAGTTGTTAATCTCTATTATGGAGAATGATCATATATCCATTGCTCAATTAGCCGAAGAAGTTAATATTTCTCCTGCTGTTATTCAAGATATTTGTTCTGGTCAGCAAAAAGATATGAACATTAGTAATTTTTTACAGATAGTTCAATCTTGTGGTTATCGTCTTATTCTTGAAAAAGGAGAAGAGCGTATTTCTTTAGTTGCGTAA
- a CDS encoding sulfite exporter TauE/SafE family protein, with amino-acid sequence MTIFWLALAGIVGWFVSLLAGGGSALILMPIVSIFLGAVAIAPVITISGLFGNSERVFVYWQKINWDVVKWELPGAIFGGILGAFTLTKLKLDWLSILVAIFLIFSAASYFFKNEEKSFSVKAWYFLPAGFAYAFFSGLIGSMGPVLAPLYINYGLQKEELLATQATNRVIVHIVKIFVYSFLGAFKLPYIGYGIVLGLAAIPGNWLGHLVLQKISEKQFRRLVISFVLFSGMLILWQQRELLVFW; translated from the coding sequence ATGACAATATTTTGGTTAGCATTAGCTGGAATTGTAGGATGGTTTGTCAGTTTACTAGCAGGTGGTGGAAGTGCATTAATCCTTATGCCCATTGTCAGTATATTTCTAGGGGCTGTAGCTATTGCTCCCGTAATTACTATTAGTGGGCTATTTGGAAACAGTGAACGAGTATTTGTGTATTGGCAAAAAATTAATTGGGATGTCGTTAAATGGGAGTTACCCGGAGCAATTTTTGGCGGAATTTTGGGAGCTTTTACACTGACAAAACTTAAATTAGATTGGTTAAGTATTTTAGTTGCTATATTTCTGATTTTTTCGGCTGCTAGTTACTTTTTTAAAAATGAAGAAAAATCTTTTTCAGTCAAAGCTTGGTACTTTTTACCAGCAGGTTTTGCCTATGCTTTTTTCTCTGGATTAATAGGGAGTATGGGTCCTGTATTAGCTCCACTTTATATTAACTATGGCTTACAAAAAGAAGAATTACTAGCAACTCAGGCAACAAATCGAGTGATTGTTCATATTGTCAAGATTTTTGTCTATAGTTTTTTGGGTGCTTTCAAATTGCCATATATTGGTTATGGAATTGTCCTTGGTTTGGCTGCTATACCTGGAAACTGGTTGGGACATTTAGTTTTGCAAAAAATCAGTGAAAAACAATTCCGGCGACTGGTTATCTCCTTTGTTTTGTTCAGTGGAATGCTAATTTTATGGCAGCAACGAGAACTATTAGTTTTTTGGTAA
- a CDS encoding response regulator transcription factor has product MDRSARSATVMKEPSMKDHKRLLLIDDDPNLILLVKDYLEFRGYEVITAANGREALDLLETEVPDMIICDVMMPEMDGYTFVEEVRKTERTSWIPVLFLSAKGQSADRVKGLNKGADVYMIKPFEPEELVAQVESSLKQTVRWKEHQTKGGDSGSRIQVPFDVQLTPTELKVVQFVARGLANREIAEELNVSQRTVESHVSNMLGKTNLHNRTELARWAIENQMA; this is encoded by the coding sequence ATGGATCGAAGCGCGAGAAGTGCCACTGTTATGAAAGAACCCAGCATGAAAGACCACAAACGACTTCTACTTATTGATGATGACCCTAACCTCATCTTGCTGGTGAAGGATTACTTAGAGTTTCGGGGCTACGAAGTCATCACGGCTGCAAATGGCAGAGAAGCTCTGGATCTTCTAGAAACCGAAGTTCCAGATATGATCATCTGTGACGTGATGATGCCGGAAATGGACGGATACACTTTTGTCGAAGAAGTCCGCAAGACTGAACGAACTAGTTGGATTCCCGTTCTTTTCCTCTCAGCTAAAGGTCAAAGTGCAGACCGAGTTAAGGGGTTAAATAAAGGTGCTGACGTATATATGATCAAGCCCTTTGAACCTGAAGAACTCGTAGCACAAGTAGAATCCTCACTCAAGCAAACTGTGCGTTGGAAAGAACATCAAACCAAGGGTGGGGATAGCGGTTCTCGCATCCAAGTTCCTTTCGATGTCCAGTTAACCCCAACGGAACTGAAAGTAGTCCAGTTTGTCGCTAGGGGTTTAGCAAACCGCGAAATCGCTGAAGAATTAAATGTCAGTCAGCGAACTGTTGAAAGCCATGTGTCCAATATGTTGGGCAAAACCAATCTCCACAACCGTACTGAATTAGCACGTTGGGCGATTGAAAATCAAATGGCTTAA
- the ureA gene encoding urease subunit gamma yields the protein MQLTPQEKDKLLIFTAALVAERRKNRGLKLNYPEAVAFISAAILEGARDGQTVADLMSYGTTLLTRDDVMEGVPEMIHDVQVEATFPDGTKLVTVHNPIR from the coding sequence ATGCAGCTTACACCCCAAGAAAAAGATAAATTATTAATTTTTACTGCTGCTTTAGTAGCGGAGAGAAGGAAAAATAGAGGTTTAAAATTGAATTATCCTGAAGCAGTCGCTTTTATTTCTGCTGCTATTTTGGAAGGTGCAAGAGATGGTCAAACTGTGGCAGATTTAATGAGTTATGGCACGACTTTATTAACTCGTGATGATGTCATGGAAGGTGTACCAGAAATGATTCATGATGTTCAAGTAGAAGCCACATTTCCTGATGGTACAAAGTTGGTAACTGTACATAATCCGATTCGTTAG
- a CDS encoding WG repeat-containing protein yields the protein MKKILKGRRPFLFSFFLTIFLIFLMVLTSSPMFKNGQLISLAETLIKNPSFLPSINLWVVPPKFDSANNFSDGLAVVLINGKIGYVDKQGKQVIPAKFDCGNEFSEGLAAVNMGGTFSIENNGCIPGVGKWGYINKQGEVVIPIQFDHASSFTEEMGRVKIGDKWGFISKEGKQIIPANFDRVLPFNEGLAAVNIGATSGFSPGPNVGGKWGFIDRQGKQIIPIEFGQTTSFYEGLASVIEQKTDGTFLDPFGLGGKIGFLNKEGKLIIPYQFDERMIAGVNQVFFEGLAGVLVNWKWGFINHQGTLLIPPQFENIIVFREGLAPVQINGKWGFIDKVGRFIISPKFDFAATFKEGLAPVRIGDKYRYINKQDKEVISPQFDYADRFNEGLAAVQVNGKWGYIRNPLQKY from the coding sequence ATGAAAAAAATACTCAAAGGTCGGCGACCATTTTTATTTTCTTTTTTCTTAACTATTTTTTTAATTTTCTTAATGGTGTTAACTAGCTCCCCTATGTTTAAAAATGGACAGTTAATCTCACTAGCAGAAACACTCATCAAAAATCCAAGTTTCCTTCCGAGTATTAATCTATGGGTTGTTCCTCCTAAATTTGATAGTGCTAACAATTTTTCTGATGGATTAGCAGTAGTATTGATCAATGGAAAAATAGGTTATGTTGACAAACAAGGTAAGCAAGTTATACCTGCTAAATTTGATTGTGGAAACGAATTTTCAGAAGGACTTGCAGCAGTCAACATGGGAGGAACATTTAGCATTGAAAATAATGGTTGTATACCGGGTGTAGGTAAATGGGGTTATATTAATAAACAAGGTGAAGTAGTTATTCCTATACAATTTGATCATGCTTCAAGCTTTACTGAAGAAATGGGTAGAGTAAAGATAGGTGATAAATGGGGTTTTATTAGCAAAGAAGGTAAACAAATCATTCCAGCAAATTTTGATCGTGTACTTCCTTTTAACGAAGGACTTGCGGCGGTCAATATTGGAGCTACATCAGGTTTTAGTCCGGGACCAAATGTAGGTGGTAAATGGGGTTTTATTGATAGGCAAGGCAAACAAATTATTCCAATTGAATTTGGTCAAACTACTTCTTTTTATGAAGGTTTAGCTTCAGTTATTGAACAAAAAACAGATGGTACTTTCTTAGATCCATTTGGTCTTGGTGGTAAAATTGGGTTTCTTAATAAGGAAGGTAAACTCATTATTCCATACCAATTTGATGAAAGGATGATAGCAGGAGTTAATCAGGTATTTTTCGAGGGACTAGCAGGAGTATTAGTTAATTGGAAATGGGGCTTTATTAATCATCAAGGAACATTGCTTATTCCTCCTCAATTTGAGAATATTATTGTTTTTAGAGAAGGATTAGCACCAGTTCAAATTAATGGTAAATGGGGTTTTATAGATAAAGTGGGACGATTTATTATTTCTCCTAAGTTTGATTTTGCTGCTACTTTTAAAGAAGGTTTGGCTCCTGTAAGAATTGGTGATAAATATCGCTATATAAATAAACAGGATAAGGAAGTTATTAGTCCTCAATTTGATTATGCTGATAGATTTAACGAAGGATTAGCAGCAGTACAAGTTAATGGTAAATGGGGTTATATTCGTAATCCTCTACAAAAATATTAG
- a CDS encoding urease accessory protein UreD: protein MIDKSQTIQGWHGQLNLVYGNRQDSTQLIYNHHQAPLKVQRPFYPEGQGICHSVILHTAGGIVGGDRLSSHIHLQPYTNALITTAAAGKIYRSNGLQARQTVNIQVDAHACLEYLPQETILFNGAIYRQDLRVELAPGASYLGWEITRFGRSARGEKFLEGEMRSHTEIWQNDIPLWIDRQIVPGNEKVFHSPHGLREHPVVGSFICVGFPLSPEIINQARSLIIQNSDAGVTRLQHGFLCRYRGNSTSEVRSWFTNIWQMLRVSCLNRGNCIPRVWQI from the coding sequence ATGATTGACAAGTCTCAGACGATACAGGGTTGGCATGGTCAACTTAACTTAGTTTATGGTAATCGCCAAGATTCCACTCAGTTAATTTATAACCACCATCAAGCCCCATTAAAGGTACAACGCCCCTTTTACCCGGAAGGACAAGGAATTTGCCATAGTGTGATTTTACACACTGCTGGGGGCATTGTGGGGGGCGATCGCCTATCCTCTCATATTCACCTCCAACCCTATACAAACGCCTTGATTACTACAGCCGCTGCTGGTAAAATATATCGCAGTAATGGCTTACAAGCAAGACAAACCGTAAATATCCAAGTTGATGCTCATGCTTGTTTAGAATATTTGCCCCAAGAAACAATTTTATTTAATGGAGCAATTTACCGCCAAGATTTGCGGGTAGAATTAGCTCCAGGTGCGAGTTATTTAGGCTGGGAAATTACGAGATTTGGTAGAAGTGCTAGGGGCGAAAAGTTTTTAGAGGGAGAGATGCGATCGCACACGGAAATCTGGCAAAATGATATTCCCTTATGGATTGATAGACAAATCGTTCCCGGTAACGAAAAAGTATTTCACAGTCCTCATGGTTTAAGAGAACATCCCGTTGTTGGTAGTTTTATTTGTGTTGGTTTTCCTCTATCTCCAGAAATCATCAACCAAGCACGTTCTTTAATTATTCAAAACTCTGATGCTGGGGTAACTCGCTTACAACATGGATTTTTGTGCCGATATCGTGGTAATTCTACATCTGAAGTCAGGAGTTGGTTTACAAATATTTGGCAAATGTTACGAGTATCTTGTCTAAATCGTGGTAATTGTATTCCTAGAGTCTGGCAAATTTAA
- a CDS encoding Uma2 family endonuclease, whose protein sequence is MVASPQIYITPEEYLELEENSPVKHEYIDGYIYAMAGALDAHVTIAGNLFALLRNHVRGSGCRVYISDMKARIESLNRFFYPDIMVTCDNRDQETLGYKRFPCLIIEVLSDSTERFDRGDKFADYQTIETLQEYILINTKKPRVECFRRNEDGFWVLQFYVGQETSFQLHSINFAGTMRQLYEDVDFPPPA, encoded by the coding sequence ATGGTTGCTTCTCCCCAAATCTACATCACTCCAGAAGAATATTTAGAATTAGAAGAAAACAGCCCCGTCAAGCATGAATATATTGATGGATATATTTACGCAATGGCTGGCGCATTAGACGCTCATGTTACCATTGCTGGAAACTTGTTTGCACTACTGCGTAATCATGTGCGTGGTTCTGGTTGTCGAGTATATATTTCTGATATGAAAGCCAGAATTGAATCTTTAAATAGATTTTTTTATCCTGATATTATGGTAACTTGCGATAACCGTGATCAAGAAACACTAGGATATAAAAGATTTCCTTGTTTAATAATCGAAGTTTTATCTGATTCTACCGAAAGATTTGATCGAGGTGACAAATTCGCTGATTATCAAACTATAGAAACTTTACAAGAATATATTTTAATTAATACGAAAAAACCGAGAGTTGAATGTTTCCGCCGCAATGAAGATGGATTTTGGGTATTACAGTTTTATGTGGGACAAGAAACTTCATTTCAATTACACAGCATTAACTTTGCAGGAACAATGAGGCAACTTTATGAAGATGTAGATTTTCCGCCTCCAGCGTAA
- a CDS encoding putative toxin-antitoxin system toxin component, PIN family — translation MSFQKFDSPLPLVIVDTSVFISALLSKNPNSAPCKIIIYWREGRFNLVISPQLLEELVEKLLAKNIDKTDIKDILTAIFYTAIKIQGTYQATILDNIDPNDNMFLAAAYEVSADYLVSLDKKHILPLKHYHGTQILSPDLFIRILDK, via the coding sequence ATGTCTTTTCAAAAATTTGATTCACCACTACCTTTAGTTATTGTAGATACATCTGTTTTCATCTCAGCTTTATTGAGTAAAAACCCAAATAGTGCGCCTTGTAAAATTATTATATACTGGCGAGAAGGTAGATTTAACCTAGTAATTTCTCCACAACTATTAGAGGAATTAGTTGAAAAATTATTAGCAAAAAATATTGATAAGACTGATATTAAAGATATTTTAACAGCCATTTTTTATACGGCAATTAAAATTCAAGGTACTTATCAAGCGACAATCTTGGATAATATTGATCCTAATGATAATATGTTTTTAGCCGCAGCTTATGAAGTTAGTGCTGATTATTTAGTTTCTCTTGATAAAAAACATATTCTGCCATTAAAACATTATCACGGAACACAAATTTTATCACCAGATTTATTTATCAGGATATTAGATAAATAA
- the groES gene encoding co-chaperone GroES, with protein MAAVSLSVSTVKPLGDRVFIKVSAPQEKTAGGLYLPDNAQEKPQVGEIAAVGPGKRNDDGTRQTMDINVGDKVLYSKYAGTDIKLGTDEYVLLSEKDILAIVN; from the coding sequence ATGGCAGCTGTATCTCTAAGCGTTTCCACCGTTAAGCCCCTGGGCGATCGCGTTTTCATCAAAGTGAGCGCCCCCCAAGAAAAAACCGCAGGCGGTTTGTATTTGCCCGATAATGCCCAGGAAAAACCCCAAGTAGGCGAAATCGCCGCTGTTGGTCCTGGCAAGCGCAATGACGACGGTACTCGTCAAACAATGGATATTAATGTTGGCGATAAAGTGTTGTACTCCAAGTACGCTGGCACTGATATCAAGCTGGGTACAGATGAGTATGTACTCCTTTCAGAAAAAGACATTTTAGCGATCGTTAACTAA
- a CDS encoding DUF4276 family protein produces the protein MRVEIYVEGTSDKYAMEALLAPLIDQKLQQGISIKFFAVKGNDNDKGGDAKKDLLTKTPTKAVNIICNQPDSIVVIMPDLYPKNKGFEHETIEELENGISNTFNQVLESKGINDNRLKERFRVFCFKHDLESLILAAESQLITVLGVNSLSVTWTKPVEEQNHNIPPKDIVEKIFRECGKKYKGSVDARRILESARYQDIAELCPQAFRPFVEFLENL, from the coding sequence ATGAGAGTTGAAATTTATGTAGAGGGGACATCTGATAAATATGCAATGGAGGCACTATTAGCACCTTTAATTGACCAGAAATTACAGCAAGGTATTAGTATCAAATTTTTTGCAGTTAAGGGAAATGATAATGATAAAGGAGGAGATGCTAAGAAAGATTTATTAACAAAGACACCAACTAAAGCAGTCAATATTATCTGCAATCAGCCAGATTCAATTGTGGTAATTATGCCAGACCTATATCCCAAAAATAAAGGCTTTGAACATGAAACAATTGAAGAACTAGAAAATGGGATTTCAAATACGTTCAATCAGGTATTAGAGTCTAAAGGAATTAATGATAATCGCTTAAAAGAGCGTTTTCGAGTTTTTTGCTTTAAACATGATTTAGAATCCTTAATTTTAGCTGCTGAATCCCAATTAATAACTGTACTGGGCGTGAACTCTCTTTCTGTAACATGGACAAAACCAGTTGAGGAACAAAATCACAATATTCCCCCGAAAGATATTGTAGAAAAAATTTTTCGAGAATGTGGTAAAAAATATAAAGGTTCTGTGGATGCACGCAGAATATTAGAAAGTGCAAGATATCAAGATATAGCCGAACTATGCCCTCAAGCTTTCAGACCGTTTGTAGAGTTTTTAGAAAACCTTTAA
- a CDS encoding AAA family ATPase, with translation MRLKSVNIQGYRPFRNFEAQLQPLEIIVGANGAGKSSLFEFLKFLRDSLYQDIPPEIISGSIGQQIFHIPGLAKFQWDIEIDTGLPTGIRYLGELMGPVGRTQVSYERVESSQPFSDRYSSPYIYMDIQGNKGVIREPGETGFTTLTSDKLTQDIALKRSNQLTLNAMTNPSLEALYNLREYIRDWRFYSSFNIASQKIRQSVPIEQEPILHENAGNLSSVLFSLMTEHRPAFDELQQHLRSVIPGFKGLTVKARGGPGEVIAFWQESGVDDELSLADLSDGILRLICWICLCVQPNPPSLICIDEPDQGVHPRTLPVLAALFEKASERTQILLATHSSYFLTQFAISQIAVLRKEKGEAKFIKPGNSPVLIDMLDDFGADELEQLHRSDELERLP, from the coding sequence ATGAGATTAAAATCAGTTAATATTCAAGGTTATCGTCCTTTTAGAAATTTTGAAGCACAGTTACAACCACTAGAAATTATTGTTGGTGCTAATGGTGCTGGTAAATCAAGTTTGTTTGAATTTCTCAAATTTTTGCGAGATAGTCTTTATCAAGATATCCCTCCAGAAATTATTTCTGGTTCTATTGGTCAGCAGATTTTTCATATTCCAGGACTAGCTAAGTTCCAATGGGACATTGAAATTGATACAGGTCTTCCAACTGGTATTAGATATCTAGGAGAACTTATGGGTCCGGTTGGTCGAACTCAAGTTTCCTACGAAAGAGTAGAATCATCTCAACCTTTTAGTGATAGATACAGTAGTCCATACATATATATGGATATTCAAGGTAATAAAGGTGTAATTAGAGAACCTGGAGAAACAGGATTTACAACATTAACATCAGATAAATTAACACAGGATATTGCTTTAAAGCGTTCTAATCAACTGACGCTAAATGCAATGACAAATCCATCACTGGAAGCATTATATAACTTACGTGAATATATTCGTGATTGGAGATTTTATAGTTCCTTCAATATAGCAAGTCAGAAAATTCGTCAATCAGTTCCCATTGAACAAGAACCGATTTTACATGAAAATGCAGGTAATTTAAGTTCAGTTCTTTTTTCCTTAATGACTGAACATCGTCCAGCATTTGATGAATTACAACAACATTTACGTTCTGTAATTCCTGGTTTTAAAGGTTTAACAGTAAAAGCACGTGGTGGACCAGGAGAAGTGATCGCTTTTTGGCAAGAATCAGGTGTTGATGATGAGTTAAGTCTTGCTGACTTATCAGATGGAATTTTGCGGTTAATTTGTTGGATTTGTCTATGTGTACAACCAAATCCACCATCTTTAATTTGTATTGATGAACCAGACCAAGGTGTTCATCCTCGGACATTACCTGTTTTAGCTGCTTTATTTGAAAAAGCCTCTGAACGCACTCAAATTTTATTAGCAACGCATTCGTCTTATTTTCTCACACAATTTGCTATTTCGCAAATTGCCGTACTCAGAAAAGAAAAAGGGGAAGCAAAATTTATTAAACCTGGAAATTCTCCGGTATTAATTGATATGCTTGATGATTTTGGTGCAGATGAATTAGAACAATTACACCGTAGCGATGAATTAGAGAGACTTCCATGA
- the groL gene encoding chaperonin GroEL (60 kDa chaperone family; promotes refolding of misfolded polypeptides especially under stressful conditions; forms two stacked rings of heptamers to form a barrel-shaped 14mer; ends can be capped by GroES; misfolded proteins enter the barrel where they are refolded when GroES binds) produces the protein MAKRIIYNENARRALERGIDILAEAVAVTLGPKGRNVVLEKKFGAPQIVNDGVTIAKEIELEDHIENTGVALIRQAASKTNDAAGDGTTTATVLAHAIVKEGLRNVAAGANAILLKRGIDKASAFLVEKIAEHARPVEDSKAIAQVAAISAGNDEEVGSMIAQAMDKVGKEGVISLEEGKSMTTELEITEGMRFDKGYISPYFATDAERMETVFDEPYILLTDKKIALVQDLVPVLEQVARSGRPLVIIAEDIEKEALATLVVNRLRGVLNVAAVKAPGFGDRRKAMLEDIAVLTGGQLVTEDAGLKLDTTKLESLGKARRITITKDSTTIVAEGNEAAVKARCEQIRRQMDETESSYDKEKLQERLAKLSGGVAVVKVGAATETEMKDKKLRLEDAINATKAAVEEGIVPGGGTTLAHLAPQLEVWAHSHLKDEELTGALIVVRALPAPLKRIAENAGQNGAVIAERVKEKDFNIGFNASTNEFVDMLEAGIVDPAKVTRSALQNAASIAGMVLTTECIIVDKPEPKDGAPAAGAGMGGDYDY, from the coding sequence ATGGCAAAGCGCATTATTTACAACGAAAACGCCCGTCGCGCTCTAGAGCGTGGTATTGATATTCTCGCTGAAGCTGTAGCTGTTACCCTTGGTCCAAAGGGTCGTAACGTGGTTCTAGAGAAGAAATTCGGCGCACCACAAATCGTGAATGATGGTGTCACCATCGCTAAAGAAATTGAATTAGAAGACCACATCGAAAATACTGGTGTAGCTCTAATTCGTCAAGCTGCTTCTAAAACCAATGACGCTGCTGGTGATGGTACAACCACAGCTACCGTTTTGGCTCACGCTATCGTTAAAGAAGGCTTGCGGAACGTTGCGGCTGGTGCTAATGCAATTTTATTGAAGCGCGGTATTGATAAAGCATCTGCGTTTTTAGTCGAAAAAATTGCTGAACACGCTCGCCCTGTAGAAGATTCTAAGGCGATCGCTCAAGTTGCGGCAATTTCTGCTGGTAACGACGAAGAAGTCGGTAGCATGATTGCTCAAGCTATGGACAAGGTGGGTAAAGAAGGCGTAATTTCCCTAGAAGAAGGGAAGTCTATGACCACCGAATTGGAAATCACCGAAGGTATGCGCTTTGATAAGGGTTATATTTCCCCTTACTTCGCTACCGATGCAGAACGGATGGAAACCGTTTTTGATGAGCCTTATATCTTGTTAACTGACAAGAAAATTGCTTTGGTACAAGATTTAGTTCCTGTACTCGAACAAGTAGCTCGTTCCGGTCGTCCTTTGGTAATTATTGCTGAAGACATTGAAAAAGAAGCTTTGGCGACTTTGGTAGTTAACCGTTTACGCGGTGTCCTTAACGTGGCTGCTGTGAAAGCTCCTGGTTTTGGCGATCGCCGTAAAGCTATGCTAGAAGATATCGCTGTCTTAACTGGTGGTCAACTTGTCACCGAAGACGCTGGATTGAAACTAGATACAACCAAACTAGAAAGCTTAGGTAAAGCTCGTCGCATCACCATTACCAAAGACAGCACCACAATTGTTGCTGAAGGTAATGAAGCTGCTGTGAAGGCTCGTTGCGAACAAATCCGTCGTCAGATGGATGAAACCGAATCTTCCTACGACAAAGAAAAACTGCAAGAACGTTTGGCTAAATTGTCCGGTGGTGTCGCTGTAGTTAAAGTTGGTGCAGCTACCGAAACCGAAATGAAGGACAAGAAGCTGCGCTTGGAAGATGCTATCAACGCTACCAAGGCTGCTGTAGAAGAAGGTATTGTTCCCGGTGGTGGTACAACCTTGGCTCACCTCGCTCCTCAATTGGAAGTTTGGGCGCACAGCCACCTCAAAGATGAAGAGTTGACAGGTGCTTTAATCGTCGTTCGTGCTTTACCTGCTCCTCTGAAGAGAATTGCAGAAAACGCTGGTCAAAACGGTGCCGTAATTGCGGAAAGAGTGAAAGAGAAGGATTTCAACATTGGTTTCAATGCTTCTACCAACGAATTCGTTGATATGTTGGAAGCTGGTATTGTTGACCCCGCTAAGGTAACTCGTTCTGCTTTGCAAAACGCTGCTTCTATCGCTGGTATGGTGTTGACAACTGAATGTATCATTGTTGACAAGCCCGAACCTAAAGATGGCGCTCCTGCTGCTGGCGCTGGTATGGGTGGAGATTACGATTACTAA
- a CDS encoding urease subunit beta, with protein sequence MIPGEIITPIGEIELNAGRPTTKIIVANTGDRPIQIGSHFHFYEVNNALNFHREKTRGMRLDIPAGTAVRFEPGDEKEVTLVPLVGTGQIYGFNNKIDGNL encoded by the coding sequence ATGATCCCTGGAGAAATTATTACCCCCATAGGTGAAATAGAACTGAATGCAGGTCGTCCAACTACCAAAATAATAGTGGCAAATACAGGAGACAGACCAATTCAAATAGGATCACACTTTCACTTTTACGAAGTCAATAACGCGTTAAACTTCCATAGAGAAAAAACACGAGGAATGCGATTAGATATTCCCGCCGGCACAGCCGTCAGATTTGAACCAGGAGACGAAAAAGAAGTTACTCTAGTTCCTCTCGTTGGTACAGGCCAAATTTACGGCTTCAACAACAAAATTGACGGAAACCTCTAA